The segment aaatattttaataaataaatttggtATGTATATATAAAGTTTGTGGATGTCGGTGAGTTTTAATTAAGTTGCAAGAGGATGGTCAGtaggcttttcaaaaaaaaaaaaaaaaattaattaaaatttaatttattattttaaataaatatcttTCTATCCGTAAAATAAAGACGAAGGGAATATTTGGAGCTTTCTAATTTCCACTGGTACTTGATGTTACTGCTCCCAGAACAGAAGCATCAATTTTGTGTTCCCATATGGAACGTAGCGAGGGTTTGAGTTGTCCAGAAAGTTGGCTCCTTCCGCTGTTCCCTCCTCTCTTTCCAGTCCCATGCCCAAGAGTAGCGGCATCCATGCCGCGTGTCGCGTCACCGTACAGCTGGGGAGCAATGGGCTGCGTGCGACGTTCTCCGCTCCTTTTGTCGGCGGCTGGCGTTTCCGTTGCGCAGTGTGGGGTCCCCCGTCCCATTCTACGGCCCAGATTCCTCTCCATTAAACAAAAAGATTGAGCATCGCCGCCCGGTGCGGTTACCACCCCATCCACATCGTCCCTGCTATTAGACTTGTTAGATTAGACCAGTGAATGAAATTTCTCCCTCCTGCCTTTAGAAATACGATCGGATTTAATAGGTAACCATCGTCTAAATTGGCTTCTGTCTGTTGAAATGAAAGGCAACATGACAGGATGGATGTTCACATGTAATCCGTTGACACTTTGTAATTAGGTAGGTACGATGCAAGCTGCATCGGCTATAAAACAAATACAATATCTCTTGTAGATTGCACTTCAAGCAAGTTGAGATGTCACAGTACGAAGTGAACATTGGATCAGTCCCATGACTTTTGCAATGACCTCCGTAAGTTTTATGGTTAATTGCATCTCTTGCAACCATATAATGTATATAGATATTGTTATGATCAAAAGCTATGATTCGATATGTAAAGTATTATCTGCTTTAATTTATGAGTCTGATAGTTTTATCCTTCAAAAATACATCACGTAAAATAGATGATTCTTTTCTATATAAATTAGAAATCTTGTTGACTCACAATCAACGTGAaactgataatatttttttttctataccaCAACAGATATCATTATACATAAGGGACTATTGTATTTTTTTATCTCCCGCAAAAATATCTCCATTGATTTTAACATGCCACATTCCAATATTATGAGAATTCCTAGTAAATTATATCGAAGCGGTGCAAATATCAAGGGTTTGAAGAAAGTTAGAGTCTGACAACCCAAATGAAAATGCCATTTGTCTCaagttatattttaatttttccctTTTGTCCAGAGAAGTTATATAAGCTTCTTTGTCCGGCCGCTGAGggtcaataaaattttattatgtagtTGTTTTCGGTTCAATAGCGCaagattattattttatgttTGTGAGGTATGGAAAGTTACTTTTTTGATGGAACCCCACCCGAAGTTGCTTGCACGTTAGTTTCCAAATATTGAATTCTTTCAGGAGCGTGGCAACCTCACATGGTCCCAAGTGGGATATTACTAAGCTCATGCTGCAAGCTAACAGCTCAAGATCAGACCTTGACAAGCTAAACGCTACTTTCACATTAAGATAGTTAATATATGTAAAGCAACAGGAATCATCCAAGTCCAATCAAGAAAACAAGCATCATCTCAATTTATTTAAGATGGAGTCCCATTTTATTATTAGCTTCAATAAAACAACATGACAAAAAATTAAGTGTGTATGGAGTCCAACACTTCTGTTGTTCCATATGCTTGTCCTCTGTCGTGAAGCCAAGTTATCTTTCCCAAACTATTATTATGTTAGCTTGAACCCTGTTGGCACACCACACCTAATGGAAAAttaacaaaataaatataaattttataaattattacacCATAACGTGCTAACATATTTTAAAAATGGTACAAAGATTTTGAATCTTAGACACCTAAGAAATACTGTTCTCATTATAAAAtaacaactgttgggatataccgactgacccccatacACCAACTTATCTTCTGACCAGtctgaccgacgtccgactctaccgaccgcactgaTCGACGACTGTCGATAGTAACTGCCGACATTATCCGACTGAAGGAGTGTCGGCTGAACTGATCCATGCTGTTCCCGACCAATCGAGCGGTCGAACCCCTATTACCGACTCACTATCGGGGGTGGCAGCAAGACACCTGACCAGCCAACGGTGCCTCCGGATCAtcacccgacatcccacaactaaatgccgacgtatggtcggtcggcttcctcaaacgccgtacgactactgagggccgccgtcctgacaaaggcatgcggcgtagctgccctgggacattgtcctgccgaGGACATGGGTTCGTTTTGACAACCCGCGGTGATTTGATAgcccacggtgactctgacagcctccgacgatttgacaactccttctattgtctgcaccattaatgacggcgccataccgcgctctactataaaacggagaaggcaacaaCGTTGGAGGAGGTCTCTTCGAAACCCTTGGGCttactcttcctctctccctctctctcgctgagctccttgattcttttctactgttgcctagtctcctctctgacttgaccgtcggagagcCCCCGCCgaagtcacctccggtcagtgcggacttcttttgcaggcgctcgttcccggtgtCCAGGCGACGacgggattggccgcaacaggtttggcgcgtCAGGTAGGGGGGATCACGACCTCCATAGAACTCGAAATATCCTTTCGAAATGACAAGAaccagagctcaacgatcgagggcTATCGGGTCGGCgaagcgctcttcccgtcgggaagaggcccctctTCCACCTTCCATGGCgaagcccagctctccgcatccggtgGTAACTACAGAGGTACAAATCACGGCGATCGTGCAGCAAATGTCGGTGGAACAACCGGCGGcgcaccctatgccgtccagaagcagccgccgatgcCTGCGTCAGCTCCCGTCTCCTCCTCAAGGGCAGCCACctcagcactcccatcgagaaggAGCGAGGCGGCCACGGCGTGACCCTCaccggtctcgacgtccctctccttcccagctggagcgggcAAGGAAGGGGAAGCGGCCGAGGACACCGTCCGCCTCATCCTCACATTCTTTGGGAGGTTCGACTTCTGGGGTTTCTCAACACCGgtggttggacgactacgaatgcaggttcgaagaaatcgaccgtcggctcgctcAACTCCAGGTGGATGGTcaaaagtcttcgaacgacgtcgacttccggatcacccaacctctctcccgactcatcctcgacgagccgatccttagtcggttcaagatgcctcacgtggagccttacgatggctccaccgacccaattgaccatctagagagctacaaggctctcatgacgatccaaggggcaaccgatgtccttctctgcatcggcttctccaccacacttcgcaaggccgccagggctggtactccgacctccgctcaTGAAGCGTCCACTCCTTCGGTCAGCTCGAACacgctttcgtggcccatttcagcactagccggaagtccccacgaacctcggacagtctttttttcctcaagcagggagaaaacgagatgctccgacactttgtggctcggttcaacgcggccacatttgaggtccgggacctcaacgaagatgtggctatctcgaccatgaagaggggaCTAAGGGGGTCTCGATTCACCTATTCCttagacaagaccctcccccggacgtatgtcgaattgctggagcacgcgtacaaatacatgcgcgcgtacaaatacatgcacgcggacgaaggagctttctACCGGCGCTTAACGAGGGCACGGGTtagaaggagaagcggaagaaaaatcgAGCTCCTGCTGAACCCGACGGGCCCCACCGATAGACAGGTCTCATCCCGACAACGGAGTCTGAGACCGACGCAtcgtaggtatgactcctacacccctctccccaCTCCTCAtgtgcagatcctgatagagatcgaaggagcggagaatctacgatggcctcgacctctgaaggcaaagggcctcgaccgaagcagctcgatcatcgatcgccaaaccgacggcctcggcctttgaaggcacaAAGGCTccaaccaacatggctcgattgccgatcgccgaatcaacggctcgatcaccgatcgccgaaccgacggcctcgacctctgaaggccaaaggcctcgaccaacatggctcgatcatcgatcgccaaaTCAACGGcttgatcatcgatcgccgaaccgacggtctcgacctctgaaggcaaaaggctccgaccaacacggctcgatcgtcgatcatcgaattaacggttcgatcatcgatcgtcgaactgacagcctcagcctctgaaggcaaaaggccccgaccaacacggctcaaTCGTCGattgtcgaatcaacggctcgaccaccgatcgtcgaaccgacggcctcgacctctgaaggcaaaaggcctcgaccaacacggctcgatcgccgatcgccgaatcaatggctcgatcaccgatcgccgaactgacggcctcgacctctgaaggcaaaaggccccgaccaacacggctcgatcgtcgatcgtcgaatcaatggctcgatcaccgatcgtcgaaccgacggtctcggcctctgaaggcaaaaggccccgaccaacacggctcgatcgtcgatcgtcgatcaccgaatcaatggctcgatcaccgatcgccaaactgacggcctcgacctctgaaggcaaaaggcctcgaccaacacggctcgatcgtcgatcgtcgaatcaacggctcgatcaccgatcgccgaatcgacggcctcgacctctgaaggcaaaaggccccgaccaacatggctcgatcgtcgatcaccgaatcaacggctcgatcatcgatcattgaaccgatggcctcggcctctgaaggtaaaaggccccgaccaacatggctcgatcaccgatcgtcgaatcaacggctcgatcaccgaaccgatggcctcggcctctgaaggcaaaaggccccgaccaacacggctcgatcaccgatcgccgaatcaacggctcaatcatcgatctccgaaccgacggcctcggcctctgaaggcaaaaggccccgaccaacatggctcgatcgtcgatcgccgaatcaacggctcgatcaccgatcgccgaaccgacggcctcggcctctgaaggcaaaaggccccgaccaacatggctcgatcgtcgatcgccgaatcaatggctcgatcatcgatcgccgaaccgacggcctcgacctctgaaggcaaaaggccccgaccaacacggctcgatcgtcgatcgccgaatcaatggctcgatcatcgatcgccgaaccgacggcctcgacctctgaaggcaaaaggccccgaccaacacggctcgatcgccgatcaccgaatcaatggctcgatcatcgatcgccaaactgatggcctcggcctctgaaggcaaaaggccccaacCAACACAGCTCGATCgctgatcgccgaatcaacggctcgatcaccgatcgccgaaccgacggcccccGCCTTtgcaggcaaagggcttcgaccaatgcggctggctaacttgccaacttagcttcgactaagaaagggcaaaacgccaagacaaCCGCGACATACCCGtccgaccaaggtctgggcaacgggtattcgacttgcgacataccgacccggtcacgaccggtcgaaggatatttggcttgccaccgtctatcatacgactcgacatgctacgtcaacggatattcgacttgcgacataccgacccgatcacgaccggtcgaaagatattcggcttaccaccgtctatcatacgactcgaTATGCTAcgtcaacggatattcgacttgcaacATACCGACCCGTCacaaccgatcgaaggatattcggtttgccactatttatcatacgtcccgacgtgcatGCCTGACCcagggccggacaatggatattcgacttgtcatcattatcctatccgaatacgtcggacgttACTTGACTATCggatacgtcggatgctactcgaccaTCAGACTCTacagaatgatcgtgtcgacgagcaacgttcgaaGGTTGGCCGACTTCCGACCCGACATGCATGCTCGACCTGCAGTCGGGACGTCCGACATCGGATCATTCGTTGAtgcgatcgccagagtcggggcaagacatgacggaaaaccactcctttcgtctgaagccgtcgcccacgtgttcaagcgagccaacacgacatcggactcaggagtggggggggcaactgttgggatataccgactgacccccatacgccgacttaccctcAGATTGGTCTGACCGACGATCGATGGATAactccgaccgacgtccgactctaccgaccgcactgaTCGACGACTTGAAAATAGTTGCCGACATTGTTCAACTGAAGGAGTGTCGGCtgaaccgacccatgctgttcccgaccatcgagcggccgaacccctattaccgactcactgtcgggggtgacaGCCGACGTCCGATTTAAGCAAGACACCTGACCAGCCGACAGTGCCTCCGGATCAtcacccgacatcccacaaccaaataccgacgtatggtcggtcggctttctcaaacgccgtacgactactgagggccgccgtcctgacaaaaGCATGCGGCGTAGCTGCCCTGGGATATTGTCCTGCCGAGGACATGGGTTCGTTCTGACAACtcgtggtgatttgacagcccacggcgactctgacagcctccggcgatttgacaactccttccATTGTCTGTGCCactaatgacggcgccatgccacgctctactataaaacggggaaggcaacagcactggaggaggtcccttcgaaaccctTGGGCttactcttcctctctccctctctctcgctgagctccttgattcttttctactgttgtctagtctcttctctgacttgaccgtcggaggatccccgcggagtcacctccggtcagtgcagacttttttgcaggtgctcgttcccgacgtcCAGACGACGAGGGAATTGGCCGCAACAACAACAAACAATGGCTGTTATTTGAATCTCTAAATCTCTAATGTATATGTCAACGGGGCAGGAGTCCAAATTCCAAAATCAACATAATGGCCGTTGTAACATTATTCCAGCGTTATCTTAATTTAACCCTGACTGAAATAAATGTTTCAGCTCAATGAGAGAGACTTGAGATAAAAGGCTGGGCCAATCTGGCTCAACGAATTGAGAAAGAAAATGGGGACAACTTTTCCAGGTAGCTGACTACTAACCAAATTACATCAAAATGTTCCACCAACTCCCGAGAACTGCAGGATTTGTATGAGCCCCCAATATAGCCGTTACCAATCGATTGAAGGTCCAGTTGGTTGAACAGTTTAGAGTGAAATATTCGCAGGTTATGGGTCATACCAAACCAACAAACCAACTTTTTTGGTCTTTTGCTTGGAATTGGAGGGTCTAGGTTCTGAACGAGAAACATTAGTAATTCCCAAGATAAACTTTACATCAAACTGACCTCAGGCATCATCAGTTAAAACATCAAAGAAAGTGGGTAAATAAGAGTTGGTGCAACATTCCACACTATAGTTGCTTTTATGTGTAACGAATTTAATAAATTGAGCATATTTTGTCTCTGCTGCCTCGTAATACCAGCATGGATCTGGTGCAGTTCCGAgaaaagattgaaagaagagaaagaaataagTATTTATCTAAATAATGAAATAGTAGTTCGGGATTTTGCTCAGGTGATGATATTTCTCTGTATAGCAACCACATATTCTGGTTTTAAATTCTGGATGGTGCATTCTTAAATATCTAGATCCAATTAATTATTTCAAGATTGTTCTCTTTTTCTCTAAGAGAAACCTACTTAGtattaaaataatatcaaaacATGCTGTTCCATCTGTAGGTCGATGCCTGCATATATAAGCAACTCGGCAGCTCTCTGTGTTGTGGTTGGATTGGTCTTTAGAATCTTCTATCTAATGGCTCTTCAAATTATGATGAGAAGCTATCAAGTCAATGTTTGGCTTATGCCCATCATCTGACCTGTTTCATTTCATATCAGACCAAAGGGATCAATGGAATCGTTCCACATTAGTTGAGTAATTATCTGAGCGAAATTACCGAGCTGCAATACTCAGTTAAAGATTTCTGAGATACGGCAGCATCAATTTTTCATGTAAAACATATTCCCTACAATTTTATTGTTGCTCGACTCTCCATGCCAATCTTCTTCTTTGAATCTGGGAAGGGCTATTCCCCACCCTATACTCGCCCTACCCCATCCAGCCAGAGATCAGCTTCGCGAATCTTATTCTCAAGAGCCCAGGCTCACCTCATCCCATCCAAGCCAAGGGACAGGGCTTGTATCTCCCGAGGGAAGGTTTCACCTCCCTCCGCATATGTCGGACATTGGATCGTGCAACTGTCACTTTGAGATGTGCAAGTGGATCAATAAATAAAGGAATTTGGAGTGTTTTAAATTTTTGCAGGTGCAATCTAATGGTTGTTGTTGCGAAAGAAGATTCAACATTCTTTCCTACAAAAAATGCAACTCAAATCTGGACAGAGTCCAAGCTCTTGAACTGACTGATTTCCTTAATAACTCATTTTATTGGATTGACCAAATCTAGTGGACTAGTTCAGTAATAACTCACCATATTATCCCCTCGTATTTAAATAATTCAAGATCAAATAAAGTGTGCCTGTTATCCACTCCGGCATTTGGATCGATCTACTGGACCGATCCATCTAATAATTTCACCGCGTGGAGAAAATGAGCATGGAGGGAGGTTTTCCACAAACTTTTGGATGCTTTGGCATTGACAATTTTTCCATTGGTTTGATGAGATGATTGGTGACACTACCATCTCAATCTTTAATAATAAttagcttaaaaaaaaaattcgaacACTGGAAACCTGACAACATAGACCCTCTGCACAGAATATATGATTACGATTTTGGAGTTCCAATCCAAAATATCACGGAAATTCATCCACAGCAGACCTGCAAGAGATCCTCAACCCTCTGGCTTATGGTTCCATTGGTTACCCATGTTCACCCAGGCCAAAATGGAAGGGCTGCATTGAAGTTGATCAAAACTTCAGAGTATAGGAAGGATGAACGCCTTGAATAATGAGTCACCAAGCGCCCCCACACCCGTAATACAGTGCCACCAGACCATCTACGAGACCAACACATTCCTTGTTTTATGGCTTCATGTATCTGTCGATTCAGCAGCTATAGCTGATCGCTGCTTCATCGGTTTGCCCTAAACATGTCACACAATACCATGAGATTCACAAGCTTGTATCTTCCCTTGGGAACTCAAAAGAATCACGGTAGAACCTATCAGCAGTGTGTGTCCCAGATCAGGATTACTAGATAATGCCACTGCAACTTAACCTGACAATCTAAATGTACAACTATCATCATCTGCTGGTTATCAACTTAACCTGTTACTTTGATAGAACAATTAGCATCGCACCAACAAAACTACAGGTGTATAAAATCACAGATTCATCATGATACAATTCAAGCACTGATGAAAGTTAAAGGACCAACCTGGACAACTGAAGGCTCAAAACCAAAAACATAAGTCAAGTGCAGAGGTACGAACATTTATCAGAAGAGGCAGAAAAGGTCACCATTAGATCAGCCATTTGGTTATATATACCATGCTTTCAAATTTATCATTCCAGAGCTCAAAGCTCATGGTGTCTTTAGCATCTTCAGGCCTTTTCAGCTAAGTTTGGTTCGCCATCCCTGTTTCTCCCCATCCCTGAGTTCCTTTGGTCATCAGCAGCAGCGGGTTCAGAGGTGGCACCACCTGCATCTTGCTTGCTTCGTCGCCCATCCACTGAGCTGCTAGGGGTGCTGCTTCCCTGTGGGAACTCAGTTAAGTTTGGAGCTGGCCGGTGGTCAGCACTACCTCCATGAGATGGCTCGGCATGCATGGGATGCATGCCATTGATGGCACCAGGTCTCATGCCCATATGCCCTGGAAAAGGCAGCACTTGTGGTTGGTGGTGAAGCTGCTGCTGTTCCTGCATTTGTGGATTGAATTGCAAAGGAGCCCTGGGAGGGAACATGGGTCCCTGCTGCATGTAATGGCCTGCCTGCGGCATTGTGCCTTGTGGCATCATCTGAAAGCAGAAAAGTATATGAGAGGATGAAAATGAACCAGTGAAAGATATTATACTCCTGCCACATGATTTGTAACTACCTGCGGACGAGGTGCAGGTGCCTGTGGTTGGGCATCAGCAATTGCAGCCAGATACAGCAGATTCTTTTGAAGTTGAGCTTGGTACCTGATCCACGACCCATACCATCATATCCATATTTACTTTCAGAGATTGGAGGAAAAGGAAAAACAAACTTGCAATAGTTTCTCAAGCAGAACATTCTCTATAAATCAAGTCAAATTCTGATATCTATATCGACCATAAACAACACTCCTAGTTGATTCAGATGCATGGATTAAAAGACTCGTGCATATAATATCTTGTAAGAATCACCACAAGCGTGAGGCAGAGACATGTCATATCATGAATCTTCCTAGTCTTCTTTGGAACACCATGTAGTCAAAATGTAGCAGCAGCCTAATCATGATAAAAGTAGTAGTTTAGAGATAATACACACATAAAGGAATACAAAGCTAAAATAGATGACAAGCATAAAGTAAGAGCCCTTTTGGAAATATAAGGGTGCCCAAGACATACAAGCACCACACATGGACTACCGGACAATGGAATAAAACATGATAGCAAATTTTTGCAGCGAAATGAAGATGCCAATAAGGCTGGGATCAACTTTGTGAGGAACAATGAGGGCAGACAAATATGGGCCTTCGGCCTTCTTAAATTGGTGCCATATGTAACATATTTACATGGTGGAGCTTCTTCCTGTCCAAGATGGGCTTAAACCAGCAATTTTTGCAGTGAAATGAAGACACCAAGCAAGCTGGGATCGATTTAGTGAGGAATGATGAGGGCAGACAAATATGGACCTTCAACCTTCTTAAATTGGTGTCACATGTAAGATATTTAGATGGTGGAGCTTCTTCTGGTCCAAGAAGGGCTTGAGCCAGCTCTTAAAGATGGAATTTCAAATGTCTGGATTGAGTTTGACTTGATGGTGTTTGTACATATTAGTTAAGTTCGTTAGACCTGTTAACACGGAACCAATTTCCATGGTACTCTGATGGTTTCTTTGCAAGACTGAGGAGATACAGGTCTCATTTAATtcaaagagaaaagaagatgGCATACTGCCAACAAAATGTTTTGCACCACAGTTGAGGTAGGCCTGCGACCAGGCTGGATGGGACTGGTGCAAGCATCACCAGACTTGAAACTAACCCAACACCCCCCACCCCAAAAATGCTCCTATTTAATGGGCGACAATTTTAGACTGATCCCATGACCAAACAGGCTAGGTTGGGTTGGGTCAATGAAACAAGTGCATCATTCAGGTGAGGTCGCATCTAGTCCAGTTTGGGTCTAATGcaagatgagaaaaaaaaattacacacTATTTATACCATATTTAGGAgggaaattaataattaaatggaTAACAAGTGGAAAGAACTAAAACTAAATA is part of the Elaeis guineensis isolate ETL-2024a chromosome 15, EG11, whole genome shotgun sequence genome and harbors:
- the LOC105058578 gene encoding GRF1-interacting factor 2 produces the protein MQQPSHPMAPMPPMSTQNITTEQIQKYLDENKQLILAILDNQNLGKLTECAQYQAQLQKNLLYLAAIADAQPQAPAPRPQMMPQGTMPQAGHYMQQGPMFPPRAPLQFNPQMQEQQQLHHQPQVLPFPGHMGMRPGAINGMHPMHAEPSHGGSADHRPAPNLTEFPQGSSTPSSSVDGRRSKQDAGGATSEPAAADDQRNSGMGRNRDGEPNLAEKA